One segment of Pyxidicoccus xibeiensis DNA contains the following:
- a CDS encoding lysophospholipid acyltransferase family protein, whose protein sequence is MKPKHSAEHLLRIVGTPPGRVVAFLTRFVWAFLTWLSPESRDALARFVGNLAYTLGIRRRVAMENLALAMPEKSEAERREIARGAYINMSRVVVESLPSGERLPPDWADQGVVGSEAWEALKAHVATGKGVLMVTAHFGNWELLGDMLIRLGVPLDALVRPLKGALNTRIAENRVRVGAGLIYPRGAIQEIIAAVNRGESPFILLDQALPAKAAVFVPFFGRLASTTPALAVAAKRTGAPVFMVMGVRNGRGGARLRLEVEGPILPPAPGEAEDPITEHTARVTAALERCIRKYPDQWMWLHRRWKVQPEAGARIAALEPETKG, encoded by the coding sequence GTGAAGCCGAAACATTCCGCCGAGCACCTCCTGCGCATCGTCGGTACGCCGCCGGGCCGGGTGGTGGCGTTCTTGACGCGGTTCGTCTGGGCATTCCTCACGTGGCTGTCGCCGGAGTCGCGTGACGCGCTGGCCCGCTTCGTGGGCAACCTGGCCTACACGCTGGGCATCCGCCGCCGCGTGGCCATGGAGAACCTGGCCCTGGCGATGCCGGAGAAGAGCGAGGCCGAGCGGCGGGAGATTGCGCGCGGCGCGTACATCAACATGTCGCGCGTGGTGGTGGAGTCGCTGCCCTCGGGCGAGCGGCTGCCGCCGGACTGGGCGGACCAGGGCGTGGTGGGCAGCGAGGCGTGGGAGGCGCTGAAGGCGCACGTGGCCACGGGCAAGGGTGTGCTGATGGTGACGGCGCACTTCGGCAACTGGGAGCTGCTCGGGGACATGCTCATCCGCCTGGGTGTGCCGCTGGACGCGCTGGTGCGGCCGCTGAAGGGCGCGCTGAACACGCGCATCGCGGAGAACCGGGTGCGCGTGGGCGCGGGGCTCATCTACCCGCGCGGGGCCATCCAGGAAATCATCGCCGCGGTGAACCGGGGCGAGTCCCCGTTCATCCTGCTGGACCAGGCGCTGCCGGCGAAGGCGGCGGTGTTCGTGCCGTTCTTCGGGAGGCTGGCGTCCACGACGCCGGCCCTGGCGGTGGCGGCGAAGCGCACGGGCGCGCCGGTGTTCATGGTGATGGGCGTGCGCAACGGGCGCGGGGGCGCGCGGCTGCGGCTGGAGGTGGAGGGCCCCATCCTCCCGCCCGCGCCGGGCGAGGCGGAGGACCCGATTACCGAGCACACGGCCCGGGTGACGGCCGCGCTGGAGCGCTGCATCCGCAAGTACCCGGACCAGTGGATGTGGCTGCACCGCCGGTGGAAGGTGCAGCCCGAAGCGGGCGCGCGAATCGCGGCGCTGGAGCCCGAGACGAAGGGCTGA
- a CDS encoding sigma-70 family RNA polymerase sigma factor, which translates to MSTPDVSLAQAFVAARGATATPESLPGLQERLARGLASARSAWPGVELEGPRFVGHLARLLPGEDASNDDVEKLNLADVYLARAAADGLPSALKAFEARFLPEVDAAVARLKLPATGLDEVRQLLRQRMLVGSADAPARLAAYPGTGPLSGWVRAAALWLALDWQRQRSGQTQAEDGDLSMLVAPGDDPELAYLKTTYRAEFNASFSSALAALEPRQRNFLRLKYLDGLSIDQLGALYGVHRSTAARWVVGAQEALLQETRKLLTERLRLTRSQLDSVLRLISSQLDVSLSRLLRSRLD; encoded by the coding sequence GTGTCCACACCGGACGTTTCCCTCGCCCAGGCCTTCGTTGCGGCACGCGGCGCCACCGCCACGCCGGAGTCCCTGCCCGGCCTCCAGGAGCGGCTCGCGCGCGGGCTGGCGTCAGCGCGCTCGGCATGGCCCGGGGTGGAGCTGGAGGGCCCGCGCTTCGTCGGCCACCTGGCGCGGCTGCTCCCCGGCGAGGACGCCTCCAACGACGATGTGGAGAAGCTGAACCTCGCGGACGTGTACCTCGCCCGCGCGGCGGCGGACGGCCTGCCCTCCGCGCTCAAGGCCTTCGAGGCCCGCTTCCTCCCGGAAGTCGACGCCGCCGTGGCGCGGCTGAAGCTGCCGGCCACGGGCCTGGACGAGGTCCGCCAGCTGCTGCGCCAGCGCATGCTGGTGGGCAGCGCGGATGCACCGGCCCGGCTGGCCGCCTACCCGGGCACGGGCCCGCTGAGCGGCTGGGTGCGCGCGGCGGCGCTGTGGCTCGCGCTCGACTGGCAGCGCCAGCGCAGCGGGCAGACGCAGGCGGAGGATGGGGACTTGTCCATGCTGGTGGCGCCCGGGGACGACCCGGAGCTCGCCTACCTCAAGACGACGTACCGCGCGGAGTTCAACGCGTCGTTCTCCTCGGCGCTCGCGGCGCTGGAGCCACGCCAGCGCAACTTCCTGCGGCTGAAGTACCTGGACGGGCTGAGCATCGACCAGCTCGGCGCGCTGTACGGCGTGCACCGCTCCACCGCGGCGCGCTGGGTGGTGGGCGCGCAGGAGGCGCTGCTCCAGGAGACGCGCAAGCTGCTCACCGAGCGGCTGCGCCTCACCCGCTCGCAGCTCGACAGCGTGCTGCGCCTCATCTCCAGCCAGCTCGACGTGAGCCTCAGCCGCCTGCTGCGCTCGCGGCTGGACTGA
- the alr gene encoding alanine racemase yields MEVALESIGGGPGDAVHASWLELSASALRHNVEVFRALEGRAGPARMLGAVLKGNAYGHGLAQVLPLVHGQVDVLYFIAPQDALKVREHERAHGLPPRQVLVLGAVAPSEAVVLAREGVEAVVADRGWADAVAVLRAAKLERPLRVHVHIDTGLGREGFTLEGLPGESRFLVEARDVLEVVGVLSHFANTEDVTEQEYALAQVDAFEKGLAFLTSQLEPPKPLQRHIAASAATLVLPRARYEALRVGISMYGLWPSPETRLSARLVLGEVPVLKPVLSWRCRSQVVKWLPAGSYVGYGCTYRCPEPTRIAVLPVGYYDGYPRLASGKAHVLVNGRRCPVLGRVMMNHLIVDVTRATADERPVTATLLGRDGQESVSAEALSGWAQTIHYEFVTRLGAHLKRVVVE; encoded by the coding sequence CTGGAGGTGGCTTTGGAGTCAATCGGTGGTGGGCCTGGAGACGCGGTGCATGCCTCGTGGCTGGAGCTGAGCGCTTCGGCCCTGCGGCACAACGTGGAGGTGTTCCGGGCGCTGGAGGGGCGGGCCGGGCCGGCGCGCATGCTGGGCGCGGTGCTGAAGGGCAATGCCTACGGGCACGGGCTGGCGCAGGTGCTGCCGCTGGTGCACGGGCAGGTGGACGTCCTCTACTTCATCGCGCCGCAGGACGCGCTGAAGGTGCGAGAGCACGAGCGGGCGCACGGGCTGCCACCCCGGCAGGTGCTGGTGCTGGGCGCGGTGGCGCCTTCCGAGGCGGTGGTGCTGGCGCGCGAGGGCGTGGAGGCGGTGGTGGCGGACCGTGGCTGGGCGGACGCGGTGGCGGTGCTGCGCGCGGCGAAGCTGGAGCGGCCGCTGCGGGTGCACGTCCACATCGACACGGGGCTGGGGCGCGAGGGCTTCACGCTGGAGGGGCTGCCGGGCGAGTCGCGCTTCCTGGTGGAGGCGCGCGACGTGCTGGAGGTGGTGGGCGTGCTGAGCCACTTCGCCAACACGGAGGACGTGACGGAGCAGGAGTACGCGCTGGCGCAGGTGGACGCGTTCGAGAAGGGGCTGGCGTTCCTCACGTCGCAGCTGGAGCCGCCGAAGCCGCTGCAGCGGCACATCGCCGCGAGCGCCGCGACGCTGGTGCTGCCGAGGGCGCGGTACGAGGCGCTGCGGGTGGGGATTTCGATGTACGGGCTGTGGCCGTCGCCGGAGACGCGGCTGTCGGCGCGGCTGGTGCTGGGCGAGGTGCCGGTGCTGAAGCCGGTGCTGTCGTGGCGGTGCCGCAGCCAGGTGGTGAAGTGGCTGCCCGCGGGCAGCTACGTGGGCTACGGCTGCACGTACCGGTGCCCGGAGCCCACGCGGATTGCCGTGCTGCCGGTGGGCTACTACGACGGCTACCCGAGGCTGGCGTCAGGCAAGGCGCACGTGCTGGTGAACGGGCGGCGCTGCCCGGTGCTGGGCCGGGTGATGATGAACCACCTCATCGTGGACGTGACGCGGGCCACCGCGGACGAGCGCCCGGTGACGGCGACGCTGCTCGGGAGGGACGGCCAGGAGTCCGTCTCCGCCGAGGCGCTCTCCGGGTGGGCGCAGACGATTCACTACGAGTTCGTCACCCGACTGGGCGCGCACCTGAAGCGGGTGGTGGTGGAGTAG